One Homo sapiens chromosome 1 genomic scaffold, GRCh38.p14 alternate locus group ALT_REF_LOCI_1 HSCHR1_2_CTG32_1 genomic window, ATGGCCAATGGGGTTATGATCTTCCTGATCCAAACAGATTTGCGCCTTCATACACCCATGTACTTCCTCCTCAGCCACCTTTCCTTAATTGACATGATGTATATTTCCACTATTGTGCCTAAGATGCTGGTTAATTACCTGCTGGATCAAAGGACCATTTCCTTTGTGGGGTGCACAGCTCAACACTTCCTCTACCTTACCCTTGTGGGAGCTGAATTCTTCCTGCTGGGCCTCATGGCCTATGACCGCTATGTGGCCATTTGCAACCCTCTGAGATACCCTGTCCTCATGAGCCGCCGGGTCTGTTGGATGATTATAGCAGGTTCCTGGTTTGGGGGCTCTTTGGATGGCTTCCTCCTAACCCCCATCACCATGAGCTTTCCCTTCTGCAATTCCCGGGAGATTAACCACTTCTTCTGTGAGGCACCAGCAGTCCTGAAGTTGGCATGTGCAGACACAGCCCTCTACGAGACAGTGATGTATGTGTGCTGTGTTTTGATGCTGCTGATTCCTTTCTCTGTAGTCCTTGCTTCCTATGCCCGAATCCTGACTACAGTTCAGTGCATGAGCTCAGTGGAGGGCAGGAAGAAGGCATTTGCCACTTGCTCATCCCACATGACTGTGGTGTCCTTGTTCTACGGGGCTGCCATGTACACCTACATGCTGCCACATTCTTACCACAAGCCAGCCCAGGACAAAGTCCTCTCTGTGTTTTACACCATTCTCACACCCATGCTGAACCCCCTCATCTACAGCCTTAGAAACAAGGATGTGACTGGAGCTCTGAAGAGGGCCTTGGGGAGGTTCAAGGGTCCTCAAAGGGTGTCAGGAGGTGTCTTTTGACAGTCGACTCCTTCCCATGCATATGGTAAATGGGGGACTCTGTGGTCACTGTGGCTGTGCTTTCATCAAAAGATGAAGCAAAAAGGGAGGGAGTCATATGATTACAATATTGGTTTTTTGGCTAGGGTTTCTGGTTCATAACTCCATAGTTATGATGTTGTGGTTTTTTAGGCCTCAGAAAACTGAATCTCTCTCTGTGATCTTCGCCTTCCCTCTTTTCACctgcttctttttctccccaaagaaagccttagaaactaaaaatataatccaATCTTTCCCCGCTTTTGGTcacaaagaaattatctgactACCTTGTCTGACTGTATGTCATAAGACCTCTGTTTCAAAAGAGGTCTTCTCTCATACCCTGGGGGAGGGAATGCTatacagagaggccaagaaaaatCCGATCAGACAGGCCTTCGTGGGTGTCCCCACTCACTCTATCAACATTAGGTCATACTCTTTGTTCAATCATATTTCTGTGCAATTGTCCATGCTTCAATCATGACTATTCAATAAAGTCTCCATATAAGGGCCAAAAGGAGAGGACAGAAAACTTCTGGACAGCTAAACTCATGAAGCTGAACAGGAGGGTGATAAGAACCCATCCATGTGCCTGGAGGGTGGCATGTCCCAACTCCACAGAGGCAGAAGCTCTTATGCTCTTCCAGACCTCACCCTCTGTGTCTTTTCATCTGACTGTTTCtgtgtatcctttgtaatatcatTTATAACAAGTGGTAAACATAGGTAAGTGTTTCCTTGAATTCTGTGAGCCTTTATAGTAAACTAACTGAACCCAAGGAAGGGCCGTGGGATCCCCAATTTACAATCACTTGGTCAAAAGTACAGGACAACTTGGGGCTTTTAATTGGCACTGGAAATGGAAGGCAGTGttatgggactgagccctcaccctgtgggatctgacactatctccagatAGATAGTGGCAGATGGTCATGGGAGTTTAGCTTGGGCTAGAGCATTTGACTGTAGATAGTGGCAGATGGTCACGGGAGTTTAGCTTGGGCTAGCGCATTTGACTGTAGATAGTGGCAGATGGTCACGGGAGTTTAGCTTGGGCTAGAGCATTTGACTGTAGATAGTGGCAGATGGTCACGGGAGTTTAGCTTGGGCTAGCGCATTTGACTGTAGATAGTGGCAGATGGTCACGGGAGTTTAGCTTGGGCTAGCGCATTTGACTGTAGATAGTGGCAGATGGTCACGGGAGTTTAGCTTGGGCTAGAGCATTTGACTGTAGATAGTGGCAGATGGTCACGGGAGTTTAGCTTGGGCTAGCGCATTTGACTGTAGATAGTGGCAGATGGTCACGGGAGTTTAGCTTGGGCTAGCGCATTTGACTGTAGATAGTGGCAGATGGTCACGGGAGTTTAGCTAGGGCTAGAGCATTTGACTGTAGATAGTGGCAGATGGTCACGGGAGTTTAGCTTGGGCTAGAGCATTTGACTGTAGATAGTGGCAGATGGTCACGGGAGTTTAGCTTGGGCTAGCGCATTTGACTGTAGATAGTGGCAGATGGTCACGGGAGTTTAGCTTGGGCTAGCGCATTTGACTGTAGATAGTGGCAGATGGTCACGGGAGTTTAGCTTGGGCTAGAGCATTTGACTGTAGATAGTGGCAGATGGTCACGGGAGTTTAGCTTGGGCTAGAGCATTTGACTGTAGATAGTGGCAGATGGTCACGGGAGTTTAGCTTGGGCTAGAGCATTTGACTGTAGATAGTGGCAGATGGTCACGGGAGTTTAGCTTGGGCTAGAGCATTTGACTGTAGATAGTGGCAGATGGTCACGGGAGTTTAGCTTGGGCTAGAGCATTTGACTGTAGATAGTGGCAGATGGTCACGGGAGTTTAGCTTGGACTAGCGCATTTGACTGTAGATAGTGGCCGATGGTCACGGGAGTTTAGCTTGGGCTAGCGCATTTGACTGTAGATAGTGGCAGATGGTCATAGGAGTTTAGCTTGGGCTAGCGCATTTGACTGTAGATAGTGGCCGAATGGAATTGATTTGGAGGACACCAAGTGGTGTCCACTGCAGAAATGATTGTTTACTTCGTGTGTATCAAAAATCCCCCACTCATTTGGTCCCATACATCTTATATGTTGGTTGTTGTGTGGTGTGgaagcagaggaaaaacagtttcatgtgtttttttcctcaaagagCGTTCAActtggtgggaaaaaaaaactaatgtaaAAAAACGTCCTCTtgatctcttttccttctcttttctttttttcttatacctTCCGTTTCTCCTGCCATGTTCACATGTATTCTAAATAAATACAAGAGGGCTCCATAAACACAAAAATGTGTTTCCATCTGCAAGCTGGTAGAAAGAGTCATTGAACATAGTCTTCTTAAACAGGTATTGTACTCACTACAATCAGGTGCTTATTACTTTCAGTAAAAGTAcggtatttatctttttttattttgcaacacATTAGTGAAAACTATTTGTCAGATAActtaaaataaatggatgaaagCAAAGGACATTGCCCAGAAAAGACATCATGAGAACACTGCATATCTGAGGGGTAACGGGGTTTCTAAAACACTGGAGAAACATACAGGGGGATGGGTTAGGAAGGCAGtaaaatgcttttcaaatatCTCATGAGATCATCAAGATTAAGCATATATCAGCCATGTAATAGTATTAGGGCATAGTTAATATTCATGTTCCATATGGATCCAGGAATTGAGGAAAGAAAGCATGTGCCGATACATGGTTAGTATCCCAATTATATAAAGAGTTCACTCATCATCAAAAGGGTGACTTTCTCAAAATTATAATTCACCATGTGGGGTTATCATTATACAAACATCATCATggtcataatcataatcatattCATCAATCTCtatctaaaacttaaaaatttatgtGCCTTGCCAGGTTCATCATCCTTTAACAACTTCATAACAAAGGAAGCAGAACTTGTTATGAGTCATAGTTTACATGTAAGAACAGTAAGTTTCAGGGAAGCAAGAAAATTCTGTAGGATAATAATTCTAATTAATAGACTAGATGGCAGAATTTCAAGAAATGTGATTGATAGAACACTATATTCTTCAGATACagcttcctcattcattcattcatgctttATAGCTGTGACCAAGACAAACAAAGCAATTGCACTTGAGAAATTTGCATTCCAGTGTGGAAAAgacaatgaacaaaaataaatacaacaagtGAGCAAGCAAAAAAACACATATATCCACCATGTTGTGTGTGGTAGCTGTGACTAAAGCTAAACATATCCATATCCTGCACCCCTGCAGGTCCATTCTTGAGTGAATTCTTAATAGATATATTATAGTTTGAATTTGGTTTATTTTGCCCCCACCAAAgcttatgttgaaatttgatccccaatatGGTGTTGTTGGGAGGTCAGGcctagtgggagatgtttgggtcatggaggcagacccttcatgaatggcttggtgctattCTTGTGTTAGTGAGCGAGTCCTCACCCTGGCAAGTCTGAACTACCTCTTGGAGGAATTAATTCATTTCTGggagagtgggttgttataaagccagTACATCCTTCAGGTTTTGCTCCACCTTTGACCTTCTCCACCATGTTTTGAGCTAGCATTTGTCCCTCACCAGAAGTCAAACAGATGCTGGCCCCATGTTTCTCatacttctcagccttcagaacgATAGTCAAaatcagcttctttttttttaataaattactcagtctcaggtattcttcaatagcaacataaaatggactaagacagaaaattggtaccagggagtggggtgttgctataaagatacatgaaaatataGAAGTGGCTTGGAATTGGGTAATGGGCAGaatttggaagagtttggaggaggGGGCTAAAAAAAACTGCATTACCATGAAGGGTGCATTAAGGACAATTATTGTGAGGGCTTAGGAAAAGAGAAGGctcaggagaaaataaaaagacaagagaaaattTGCAACTTTTTAGAAATCGTTTTAGTGGTTCTGGCCAAAATGCTGTTAGAAATGTAGACAAGTAAAGGCCATTGTGATGAGTTCTCAGAAGGAAATGAGGAGTATTTATCTGCAAACTGGAGGAAAGGTCAACCTGGTTCTACAGTTGCAAAGAACTTGGGTCCATGATGTCCATGGCCTAGGACTTTATGGGAGACTGAATTTAAGAGTAATGAACTAgaatatctggtggaagaaatttctaagcataaAAGCTCTCATGCTGCTATGTAGCTACTTCTAACTGCATAAGGTTAACTGTCAGGAAAAGGGGAAGCAGAGTGtacatttttggaaaatttgcagcccagcTATGTGGTAAAGAATTCGTGTTTTCAAGAGAGGAAACCAGAGGTACAGCCAAGAGACCCTTTGCTAAAGAGATTAGTGTGGATGAAAAGGAGCCAGGTGCTAATAGTCCAAACAAAGGGAACAAAATCCCAAAGGCATTTCAAAGCTCTTCCATGCTATCCTTCTCTTTGCAGTCCCACGGCCTGAGAAAGCAGAGTTATTTTGAAAGACTATCCTAAGCCTGGTGCCCTGTGTTGCATCAGGACCCTGCTTTGTACATCTAGCAGTGGCTCAAAAAGCCCCATATGTGTCTCTGGCTACTCCAGAGAGCCCAAATGGTAAGCCATAGCTTCCACATGGTAATCTGCAAGTGCCAAAATTAAAAGAGCCATAGAGATATTACATGTGCTACCTAGATTTCACAGGACAGCTTGGAAATCCTGAAAGTCCAGTCAGAAAActgccacaggggtggagccacTGCCAAGAGCCTCTACTAAGGCAATTCCCACTGGAAATGTGAGCCCAGAGCTGCCACagagagtccctactggggcaatGGTTAACAGAACCATGGGGGCAGCATGGGAGTGGGGCCCCAGAATGTTGCAGCCACCAGCAGCATGCAATCTCAGCCTGGAGAAGTGGCAGGCATAGAACTCCAATTTGTGAGAGCAGATATGTGACTATGCCCAGCAATTCCATAAGGGCGGAGGTGCCtgaggccttgggagcccatccCTTACACCAGTGTGCCCAGGATCATGGAGTCCAGTAAGATTTTtctggaactttaagatttaatgtgtgccctgctgggtttcagacttacATGGGgtctgtcatttctttcttttggtcaAATTCTCCTTTTTGGAATGAGAATGTTTACCAAATGTCTGTCCCACCATTGTAATGTGGAGGTAAATAACTTGCTTTGCTTTCACAGGCTCATAGTTGGAAGGAGCTTGCCTTcagtctcaaatgagactttgtaCTTTAAACTTTTGAGTTGGTGCTGGGACAAGTCAAGACTCTAGGGACTACTGGGATGGAATGattgtatttttgtatgtaaGAAAGCCATTGGTTTTTGGAGTCAGAggcagaatgctatggtttggatatggtttgtctctACCAACATACATGTCGAAATTTGATTCCCGATGTGGTGGTGTTGAGAGGTGGTGCCTAGTGGAAgatatttgggtcatggggtcatatccctcatgaatggcttcatgccattcttgtgatagtgagtgggttctcactCTGGCAAGACTGGATTAGTTCTTATAAAAATAGATTAGTTCCTAGGAGAGTGGGTGGCTATAAAGCCAGATGTTCCTCTGGTTTTTGCCTCTCTCTTCACACATATCTGCTTTACTCTGTGACCTTTACCATGTTTTGACCAAGCACATGGCCCTTACCAGAAACTGAGCAGATACTGGCACCATTTTTCTTGTATATCCTGCAGAAATGTGagctaaataaatctcttttatttaaattactcAGCTTCAGATATGCTGTTACAATGACAAAAAACAGATAACATGTATGCATAATGTTACCAAAAGACATATGGTAACATAAAATATGGAAGCAATCAAAAGCCCACTGATGGcgaaatggataaattgtgacatgttcataaaataagaatagatgTTCTAATACTACTTACAAACATATTGTTGAACTAATGAAGCAAGCTACAAAAGAGTACCTTCATATGAAGTACAgatccagcaaaactatcctaTACTGTTGGAGGGACGGTGGCTGGAAGGATGCATGAGCATGTTCTTGAATTTCTGTTTATTGATGTCAATGCTGATTGTATACCCAATGTTCAGTTTAAGAAAATCAATCAAgtctaaattttttgtatattgaatACCTTTTTGTGTGTACATTATGCTctgatacaaatttaaaatataactcatAATAATGTGGTAAATACAATAGTATAATGGGATAGTGGAGGTAGGTGGAGGGTTACCCTAGATATGGTGTTCAAGAAGGTTTCTGAGGctgtatttgagaaaaaaaaagagacaggaatAGAAAGATCCAGGTGTAGAGCCTTCCAGGTAGGAAGAATAACACGGGCCAATGTTCTGAAATGGCAATGATGTGTTCAGAAGGCTTGACAGTGATGCAGATCCCGAATGAGTAATGGGTGGAGAAGGCAAGTCTGAAAACATGGGTAGTGACCAGATCAGAAAAGGCCTTTCATGCTGTGGTACAGAAGTTGGAACTTGACTTAATTTGCAAAGAAAAACCATTGAGAGGTTTCAAacaaagaaaagacagattataaataacattctgagaatgctactcTAGCTGCTTTATAAAGAATGAACTAAAAACACCTGTTAGGAGGCTTTTCCTGCGTTCTAAAGAGAGACATTTTCAGCACGGGTTAGAGTTTTAGGAGTAGAGGTGACAGGAAGTAGTATCACTGGGATGCACTTGAAGGTGTGAATAACAGGCGATGATTAATAAAGTATGAGGTCTGAAGGAAATAGAATCCAGAAGAGTGCCCAGGTTTTAAGCTTGAGCAACAAAATTGATAGTGGATCTATTTGTTGAAATGGAGTGAAGACATTTctatacttttaatttattttttatgtttttgaggaaTATTGTGCTTTGATTGTATCAAGTTAAGCAAGAGATGATAACAGCATGATGAGTTTTGCCTTTCAGAAAGCAGTAGCATTTATCGAGCCCGAGAAGTTGAgtctgtagtgagccatgatcgtgccctgcactccagcctggatgacagagtgggaccttgtctcagaaaagaaaaaaaaaagcaaaaagcagtaGCATTTAGAAAGCAGTTATTACTATATTTGACTCTCAATGACGGAAGATATCATAAGTCAACACCTAGAAAAGGCTAGCGATAGATACTTTTATTgatttaaagtactttttaatgGCTAGTGATGGATACATCTTATGAACTTTCCTTTTGGGTTATGCATCTTGgcatttcaaaaataatctttgggtaatgttttcaaaactttaacattttcaaaaagctctgtttgaaataccatttgacccagcaatcccattactgggtatatacccaaaggattataaatcatgctgctataaagacacatgcacacatatgtttattggggcactattcacaatagcaaagacttggaaccaacccaaatgtccaacaatgatagactggattaagaaaatgtggcacatatacaccatggaatactatgcagccataaaaaatgatgagttcatgtcctttgtagggacatggatgaagctggaaaccatcattctcagcaaactatttcaaggacaaaaagccaaacgccgcatgttctcactcataggtgggaattgaacaatgagaacacatggacacaggaaggggaacatcacacaccagggcctgttgtggggtcggggggagagggatagcatttggagatatacctaat contains:
- the OR2T1 gene encoding olfactory receptor 2T1, whose amino-acid sequence is MEEYNTSSTDFTFMGLFNRKETSGLIFAIISIIFFTALMANGVMIFLIQTDLRLHTPMYFLLSHLSLIDMMYISTIVPKMLVNYLLDQRTISFVGCTAQHFLYLTLVGAEFFLLGLMAYDRYVAICNPLRYPVLMSRRVCWMIIAGSWFGGSLDGFLLTPITMSFPFCNSREINHFFCEAPAVLKLACADTALYETVMYVCCVLMLLIPFSVVLASYARILTTVQCMSSVEGRKKAFATCSSHMTVVSLFYGAAMYTYMLPHSYHKPAQDKVLSVFYTILTPMLNPLIYSLRNKDVTGALKRALGRFKGPQRVSGGVF